In Lepidochelys kempii isolate rLepKem1 chromosome 10, rLepKem1.hap2, whole genome shotgun sequence, a single window of DNA contains:
- the TNFRSF17 gene encoding tumor necrosis factor receptor superfamily member 17 has protein sequence MTQHCFKNEYFDSLLQSCIPCHLRCSSKPPFSCQSYCNESTTGQIKVSDGILWIGLGIGVILTFTVFILMVLFKRRHAKQSKEELKNTESAVELNVILKADTETSVNADIIGDSLQSEASLTYSVEECPCGDCGLVKLQTGFDTSFPLPATEEGATVLVTTKTSEYCSYIPDATMTL, from the exons ATGACTCAACATTGCTTCAAAAATGAGTATTTTGACAGCTTGCTGCAATCTTGTATACCCTGTCACCTTCGATGTTCCAGTAAGCCACCTTTTTCATGTCAGAGCTATTGTAATGAGA gtactaCAGGTCAAATAAAAGTATCAGATGGAATTCTTTGGATCGGTTTGGGAATAGGAGTGATTTTAACATTCACAGTGTTCATATTAATGGTCTTGTTTAAAAGGAGGCACGCAAAACAATCAAAGGAAGAACTGAAAAACACAG AGTCTGCAGTGGAGCTGAATGTTATACTCAAGGCTGATACTGAGACCAGTGTGAATGCAGATATAATTGGAGATTCCCTCCAAAGTGAAGCATCACTGACGTATTCAGTGGAGGAATGCCCTTGCGGGGACTGTGGCTTGGTGAAACTCCAAACTGGCTTTGATACTTCATTCCCATTACCAGCCACAGAGGAAGGAGCTACTGTTCTGGTTACCACAAAGACTTCTGAATATTGCAGCTATATTCCAGATGCTACAATGACTCTGTGA